One part of the Treponema peruense genome encodes these proteins:
- a CDS encoding DMT family transporter: MDTSKNTIDSKKIIYSFCVIAAGILWGTMSIFVRSLSFLGFSSRQIMLMRSLLASGILAAVIALKNPALFKIHLRDIWIFIGSGILSMAFFSVCYFSTIIECGASVAVVLLYTSPVFVLILSAIFFKEKITFLKAAALVITFAGCVFVAGIFGSGTSVSPKGFFVGLLSGLGYGLYSIFGRVALKKYEPLTVTFYSLLFASVAMIPLSSPVELAGAMSVRSFLFFLGTAVFCTLLPFLLYTFGLSGLEAGRAAIFATVEPLVGTLIGIFLWKESAGFFKLLGIAMIFAAIILASLPERKSGN; the protein is encoded by the coding sequence ATGGACACTTCAAAAAATACAATTGATTCAAAAAAAATCATTTATTCATTTTGTGTAATTGCTGCCGGAATTCTCTGGGGAACAATGAGCATTTTTGTACGCTCGCTCAGTTTTCTTGGTTTTTCTTCCAGACAGATTATGCTTATGCGTTCTTTGCTTGCATCAGGAATTCTTGCGGCTGTTATTGCCTTAAAAAATCCGGCTCTTTTTAAAATTCATCTTCGTGACATTTGGATTTTTATTGGAAGCGGAATTTTGAGCATGGCGTTTTTTTCTGTCTGCTATTTTTCTACGATTATTGAATGCGGCGCTTCTGTTGCAGTTGTGCTTTTGTATACGTCGCCGGTTTTTGTTTTGATTTTGTCTGCGATTTTCTTTAAAGAAAAAATCACTTTTTTAAAAGCGGCGGCTCTTGTAATTACGTTTGCAGGCTGTGTTTTTGTTGCAGGAATTTTTGGAAGCGGAACTTCTGTTTCTCCTAAAGGATTTTTTGTCGGGCTTCTTTCGGGATTGGGCTACGGACTTTATTCAATCTTCGGGCGTGTGGCATTAAAAAAATATGAGCCGCTTACTGTAACTTTTTATTCACTTTTGTTTGCTTCTGTTGCAATGATTCCTCTTTCGTCTCCTGTTGAACTTGCAGGCGCAATGAGTGTGCGCTCATTTTTGTTTTTTTTGGGAACTGCAGTTTTTTGTACGTTGTTGCCATTTTTGCTTTACACGTTCGGACTTTCGGGTCTTGAAGCAGGGAGGGCCGCAATCTTTGCAACAGTTGAACCTCTTGTAGGAACATTAATCGGAATCTTTTTATGGAAAGAATCTGCAGGATTTTTTAAGCTGCTTGGAATTGCGATGATTTTTGCGGCGATCATTCTTGCAAGCTTACCTGAAAGGAAGAGTGGAAATTAG
- a CDS encoding glutamate synthase subunit beta, with amino-acid sequence MGKADGFMLYKRVEDSWIEPAERIKNFKEFHNHLNDKERREQAARCMNCGVPMCQSAIRLGGMVTGCPLHNFIPEWNDALYKGQYDMAAWRLLKTSSFPEFTGRVCPALCEKACNCGNGGDIKDAVTIHDNELYIIEKAFESGYMKPQIPKVRSGKKIAVVGSGPAGLAVADLLNRRGHSVTVYERDDRAGGLLMYGIPNMKLDKKIVERRVNLMKAEGVTFVTGADVGKTIDASQLVADYDAVALCCGAKQARRLNVAGEESAGILPAVDFLKSVTQSLLNSDFADKKFLDPKGKHVIIVGGGDTGNDCTGTCVRLGAASVTALEMMPQPPAERAANNPWPQWPKVLKTDYGQQEVIKTEGHDPRVYKTTIKEIYTKDGSVCGIKTVQVEFKNIDGQRKLCEIEGSEKELPADMILIAAGFTGCEDYTAKAFGTDLTPRNVVATSKSDDYATSKEKVFVAGDMHRGQSLVVWAIAEGRECARQIDEYLMGYTNL; translated from the coding sequence ATGGGAAAAGCAGACGGTTTTATGTTGTACAAGCGTGTTGAAGATTCATGGATTGAACCTGCAGAACGCATCAAAAACTTCAAGGAATTTCACAATCATCTTAATGACAAGGAACGCCGTGAACAGGCCGCGCGCTGTATGAACTGCGGTGTGCCTATGTGCCAGAGTGCAATCCGTCTTGGAGGAATGGTAACAGGCTGTCCGTTGCACAATTTTATTCCGGAATGGAACGATGCACTTTACAAAGGCCAGTATGACATGGCTGCCTGGCGTCTTTTAAAAACTTCCAGTTTTCCTGAATTTACAGGACGCGTTTGCCCGGCACTGTGCGAAAAGGCCTGCAACTGCGGTAACGGAGGAGACATAAAGGACGCGGTTACAATTCACGACAACGAACTTTATATTATAGAAAAAGCATTTGAGTCAGGCTACATGAAGCCGCAAATTCCAAAGGTACGCAGCGGCAAAAAAATTGCTGTCGTTGGATCGGGACCTGCAGGCCTTGCTGTAGCAGACCTTCTTAACCGCCGAGGACATTCAGTAACAGTTTACGAACGAGATGACAGAGCCGGTGGTTTGCTCATGTACGGTATTCCAAACATGAAGCTGGACAAAAAAATTGTTGAACGCCGCGTAAACTTAATGAAGGCCGAAGGCGTAACTTTTGTAACAGGAGCAGATGTTGGCAAAACAATTGATGCCTCACAGCTTGTTGCAGACTACGATGCAGTTGCTTTGTGCTGTGGCGCAAAACAGGCCAGAAGGCTGAATGTCGCAGGCGAAGAGTCAGCAGGAATTTTACCGGCAGTTGACTTTCTTAAAAGCGTAACACAGTCTCTTTTGAATTCAGATTTTGCAGACAAAAAATTCCTTGACCCGAAAGGAAAGCATGTAATTATAGTTGGTGGCGGCGATACAGGAAACGACTGTACGGGAACATGCGTAAGACTCGGGGCAGCAAGCGTTACGGCACTTGAAATGATGCCCCAGCCACCGGCAGAACGTGCAGCAAACAATCCGTGGCCGCAGTGGCCCAAAGTTCTTAAAACAGACTACGGCCAGCAGGAAGTAATAAAAACAGAAGGCCACGACCCGCGCGTTTACAAAACAACAATAAAGGAAATCTACACAAAAGACGGTTCTGTCTGCGGAATAAAAACTGTTCAGGTTGAATTCAAAAATATTGACGGCCAGAGAAAACTCTGTGAAATAGAAGGAAGCGAAAAAGAACTTCCGGCAGACATGATTCTGATTGCAGCAGGATTTACTGGTTGTGAAGACTACACGGCAAAGGCATTCGGAACAGATCTTACACCGCGCAATGTTGTGGCAACTTCAAAAAGCGATGACTATGCTACAAGCAAGGAAAAAGTATTTGTTGCAGGAGACATGCACCGCGGACAGTCACTGGTTGTTTGGGCAATAGCAGAAGGCCGTGAATGCGCAAGACAGATTGACGAATATCTTATGGGATACACAAATCTGTAA